The genomic region CATTTAATTTATCACTGATTTGATATTTGAAACGTGCCGAGTCTAATGCACCACCCATTCCAATGATTCGATTCTTTGGAAGGCCACTCGTTTTCAATGCTAGATAGGTCATAGTATCCATCGGATTGGAAACAATGAGGATAATGATTTCTGGAGAGTGTTTAATCAGGTTTTCCACGACCGATTTAACGATTCCTGCATTCGTTCCGATAAGCTCTTCACGCGTCATACCAGGTTTACGAGGAATTCCGGAAGTAATAACGGCTACAGCGGAGCCTGCCGTCGCTTGATAATCATTCGTAACACCTTTGATATGCGATTCGAAGCCTAATAAAGCAGCGGTTTGCATCATATCTTGTGCTTTACCTTCTGCGAAGCCTTCTTTAATATCAAGCAGCACAATTTCTTCTGCTACATTGCGTCTTACCAGATTGTCTGCGGTCGTTGCGCCAACTGCGCCTGCACCAACAACGGTTATTTTCATAGTATTGGGGTTTGTATTTACCCTTAAATGTAATAAATTTTATCGTGAATCACTTGTAAAATCCCCTTAAAATTTCGAATAATGCGCTATGTCACAACTTGATTGGTGATTCTTTCCACTAGAATGGATAGCCGATCGCCAGGTTGAATACTAAGTTATCCCGGCGCCAATCACGCTCACGTATATCGATATACTTGAACACCCAACGGTCCCCTTTATCGCGATATGGAACACGGAACGGAATCGCAAAATCTGTCCGTATAACTAAGAAATCTAAATCTACCCGCAATCCGACACCGCCACCAACAGCAAGCTCCGATAAAAATGCTTTACTGAATTTACCGCCCGGTTTGTTCTCATCCTCACGCTGTAACCACACATTTCCGGCATCGACAAAGGCCGCCCAATGGAACATCCCTGCAATTTTTGAACGGTATTCTGTATTTAACTCCAGCTTTAAGTCTCCCGTTTGATCAGCGAAGAAATTGTCCTCTCCGATATTTTCGGGAAGGGACGATCCTGGACCTACTGAACGTGCTCTAAACGCACGTAAACCATTAGGACCACCCGTATAATATTGTTTCAGATAAGGTAGGGAACGGGAGTTACCATAAGAGTAACTTGTTCCAATCATAATGCGGGATGCTAATTGGGAAGATGCCGAAAGCTTCATATAATGACGTAAGTCAGCCTCTGCCTTCACAAATTGTGAATACGCCGTTCCGAATAATTCTTTGATATTGCCTTCTTTGTAGTCTGCCCCTTGTATTAACCCCAATATATTCCCTGACGTATTTAAGCCGGCTTTCGCATAGAAAGTGTGCTTTTTATCCTCCATGGTATTGGTGAAGGTATAGGTATAGTTAGGACCGAATGAGAATTGTGGATCAACGATGTGGCGTAGGGTAGGAACAGTATCCATTTGCGCCCTATATTCATCGGAGATCCCGCGAGGCTGTACATAGATAATCTCTGCAAGCGTTAAATTATGTTCTTTCTGTTCGTTCTCCTTCCATGCATATCCGAAGTTCGTCGTAAAAGAATTTAATGTATAGGCCGTTCTTCTGTTCAGGAATTCATATCCAACCTTTAAGAAGGTTCTAGGGATATATCGTCGTCCTGGTGCCCATTTGTAGGGTGAAAGTAATCTTGGCCAGTTAATTGAAACCTCAGTACCGTAGCGGATATAGCTGGAATTCAAATTAACATTACCACCGGTTTGCGTTTCATATCCACCGAAAACGGAAAGTGTCACCGTTTCAAAACCTTTGAAAGCATTTTTAAAGGTCCAATTGATATTGGCTTCCGTACCATTATATACTGCAGCAGTCTTTGCAATCAATTCTAAGCGCAGAGCTCTTCGCTGCATTGGTGTCAGATAATAATAAACGTCGAGCGTATTGGTTGAGTCCGGACTATCAACAAAATCGTTCTTCACAAACTTAAATGCATTTAAGTTAACCAAGTGGTTGATTGTTTGTTGATGCTCCCAACGATTATATAATTTTCCGGGCTCCAAAAAGATGTGATTTGCCAATACCTTCTTACGAAAGCGATTCTCACGATCGATGATGTAATACTTACCATCGTATTTTTCTGTGCCGCGAGGAATACGTCGTCTGTTTGAACCTGTTGTTTCCCGGTAATTAGGAAAGATATAGATATTGCCAATCTTTTGCGGTGTCTTCGCCTTTTCAGGCGTCTCCGGTTTGATCGTCATGAACATATCCACTTTATTATTCCCTATGGTACTATCCACTTCCACTAAGAAATTGTCGTCGCTAAAGTAGTAATAGCCTTTGTGCTTAAGATCATTATCAATACGTTCTCGCTCTGCTAGGATAACATCTAAGTTGTAATTATTCCCGGGTTTTAAAAAAGTCTGGTCTTTCGAGTCATGAATGGAACGCCCAATTTGTGTTGTACTGTCAATATCAAACTCTGTCTTATTAATCCGATAAATTTTACCAGGAAAGGCATCGTATCGAACCGTAGCAAATTTGCCATCGATCAAAGTATCCGAGGTAACGCGTGCTTGAAAGAAACCGAGGTTCTCCATCTTACCACGTAGGAGGTTCTGATTGTATTCACGATTGACATCGCTTAACAATACCGGTTCTTCACCGTTGCGCTTTAACCATTTGCGCACAAAGTTATTTGTCGAATCCGGACCACCGCCCATATTCCACATCCCTAATTTGAAGTAAATGCCAGCAAACTTCTTATTCGGTTTCGGCATAAGCGACGATTCTAAAAAGGTTTCAAACCCTTCTCGGCGCTCATCTGAAATAGAGTCATGATGAATGACTACATCACCTTCCTTATACAGCTTTTCGTTCTCTGCAACATATTTAGTGGGGTTACAACTGCTAAGCAATAACCCTAAAAAGCAAGGTAATATTAGTTTATTTCTCATTGGATTCCCCTTCCTCTTCTTCATTTTTTATCGCAGCTTTCTTCGGCTCGGTTACTTTGCTGGTATCAGGCAAATTCCTCGTGCTGTCTTTTTGTTCTTGTTGTTTTTTCAATTCCTCTTGTTGTTCGCGCTCGATGCGTTTTCTGTATTCAGGGCTGTGCGTCATTAAACTATCGCGAATAACCATACGAACACTATCACGATAAACTGAATCCGTATCCATACGTTCAACGTCAAATCGTTTTCTAAATCCTCGGCTGTCCGTATTGTAAGCCGCAATCGCTTTCGAGCTCATAAACAATTCTCTAAATCTGTCATAGCTCATGTTGATGATAAAACCGATACCGGTTTCAACAAATTGCCCTTGTAGGGTAGCCTGATATTGATTCTTACGATACACGCGCGCAAAATAGCGACCGTCTTTCGATAACTGATAATCAAGAGAGATATCACCCGCAATATTGGTTGCTTTTTCTCCTGGTCTAGAGTTTCCTTCCACCTCGAAGTTTGAGCCAATCGTAATCTTCAATCGATCATCAAATAACATTTTCGAGATACCGACATTCAAATCCGTACGCGTTTGCGCGGACCCTGTCAAGTAGTCTTCCTCCGAATTTAAGTTGAAATCTAATTCCACCCCTTTAATCAGATCGGATGCTAGATTATTCAATTGACTCGTTAAGAAAGAACTCACGGTACTTCTGGCTAATGATTCCGCGCCACCTCCCGATAAACTCTCAAATGGATTACTAGACATAAAGCGACCTAGCGCAATCAGCGAGAAAACCTGCTTGTTAAGCTCTGCTGGATCTTCACGTATGTTGGCTAAGGCAATATTTACCTTGCTGATGACATCTTGTGAAGCTACTGCATTATTTTCATCCACATCGATATCAAAGTTGATTTGTGGCTTGAACAATTCACCCGTCAAGATCAACTTCACGTTAAAAGGAATACGTTGTTTATAAAGATTCTGACTCTCTGCGCCAATTTGATTTTGAACTAGCTCTAATGTCGCGAATTTGCCAGAATAAAGGGCTGTGATATTCAGTCGGGCATCAAGTGGATCGCCATTCCATGTGATGGTACTACCTTTCTGGAACCTAAAGTCTTTCGATATCGGGCCGAATGAAAAAGTATAATTACCATCTTCTACCGTGAAAGTTCCAGACATTGTAATCTTATCGTTGGCATCAATAGTGGTATTGATCTCAGCGATACCTTGAATATTCAATGCATCCTGTGTTCCTTCATCGAGGATAATTTTGAACTTAGCGTCCGGATCGGTACTTAAGTTCAATGCAATGTCATAGCCCGATAGGGTAGTTGCCGTCGTCATGGAGTCCAGCTTAGCAAATACGTTAGCACGGGCCGTGTCGCTCTTATCCACGAACTTAACCACTCCATCACGCTGCGTTACTCCAGGATCGTCATTCGGTACGATAAAGTTAAAATCCGTACGATCATTAGCCTTCACATTACCGTCGATCCTAGGCTTATTTAAGTCTCCAGTGATACGCAGATTCGATGTGATGTACATTTTTCCGAAAAACATATCGTTGTCTTCACGCGTCGAATTCATGACTTCGAAATCATCGGTTGTCAGGTTCAAATTAAACACAAAGTCCGTATAAGTGGATGTTCTGATCGATCCATTCAAACGAGCAACATTGTTTCTCGAATCTACTAAGTTAAATTGACGGAAAGTAATGCCCTGATCGTTAAAGTAAATCTTCTGATTATCAATCTTCATGTTAGAGTTCAACATCGAGGCATTAATAATCGCGTCGTTGAAGGTCAAATCACCATTTATTCGCGGTGCAGCCGTCGTACCGGTTATTTTCAAAGTTCCTGACAAGTCGCCTTGTGATCCCTTAAGCTGCCCCATACTGAAGGCTTCAATCGTTTTGATGGTCATTGGTTTAAGATCCAAGGTGGCATCGATTTGCATATCGCCTTCCGCAGGGATGATGACATCAGCAATCAATTGAACATCATTTCCATTCTCCGTAATTCGAACGTCCGCGGAGTAAGTGTTCTCTTTGATGTTATTTACCTTCAGCATCACATTACCAATCGTATCTTTTCCGAAGAAGAACTTTTCAATATTCAAGTCGGATACGAAAACAGGATTTGCTTCCAACCGTGAAACCGTTGCTGTACCGTTGATCCCACCGCCTAATGTCAGGTTTTCCGAATTCAACATCCGCGTAATGGTTTCAATACGGAAGTTATTAAAGGTTAAATCGATAGGGGAATTCAGTGTCGAGTCTTTCGATTGAATAATCATCTCCTGACCATCTTTAGAAAGATGGAAATTATTCGCTCGAATGCCTGCGCTTCCGAAGGTCAATAAGTTGTTCGGATTGATGCCCCATTTCTCATAGTTCAGCATCAAGCCGTCTTCTTTTAACGAGAAATTGTAATTATTGGCATCCACCGACATATTAGCACCCAAATGGTACTGTTCTTTATCTTCTTTATCTTTTATCCAAAGACCTAGGTCAACATTGTTTTCTACGACATTCCCACTCAGTACCGTATTGCGCAACTCTACACCACTAACTTTGATATGTTCAATCAAGGCATTATAGTACATTGTGCTGTCGACGGTAATAATATCCATACCGATATTCTCCACCTCCGTACCATCGTACATCACTTTAGGAGCGAGCAGTTTTGCCATCAAGGCTTTATCCTCGCTATTAAATGTTCCGTCTAAGGTTACATCTTGTAACTCCTCTAATGCCGGGAAAAATTCTCGGATAATCCGCGCATTGTTCAAGCGAGCACTAAATTCAAATTGCTGTGGCGAGTAGACAAGCGGAGTTTGATTATTGGAAGGATTGTAATAGGTTCTGATGATATCCTGGACCGATGCGCCTAACTCCGTCAACTTATACTTACCAGCAAGATGCGCATTCAAGAACTCGGAACTTAAAATCAGAATATTTCTACCCGTATCAGCCTGAGCGGTTAACGCTACGGTATCCAACACATAGCGATCATCATTATAGGCGATAGACGAATTGGCGATCTGTAAGGAACCATTTAAATGATCTAAGTCAAATGTCTCGAAGTCGGCGATGATTTTTCCGTGATAACGTAGGTTTTCATCCATCAACTTCAGGTTCTTGAGGTTGATGCTATCGATCATCATCTCGGCGTAAAGCCTAGGATATTGGCCTTGCATATTTGCCTGAATGCTCGCATTTAGTTGAACGTTCGGGTCAGGACTGTGTAAATTAGCCGATATATCCCCGCGATTTGCGGTAAAGTCAAAATCAATATCCCGGTATCCATAGCCCATTGCATCGAAACGCTTTAAGGTTCCGGTCGCATCAGCAATCATCGTCTTAGGATTCAAGCCAGTTCCCTTCACCTGCGCCTGGGCAGCAATATAACCTAAAACGGAATCTTGCTTTAAGAACTCACCCAAATTGAAATTATCTACCGATACAAAAGCATTGTAAGTCGTATCTCTACCCATGTTCAGGGTTCCATTGACTGTAGCATTTCCCTGTTCTGTAACTAACTTTAAATCAGTGTCAAAGCCACGCATTCCACCTTTGAACGTACCAACCAAACTAATATTCCTCGGCAATTGTATACTGTCGGGCAATAGGGAAGGGGCAATCAGTCGGTTCAGGTCGGCACGGCTAGTCGTCAATTTCCGTATATCCAGATCCAGATACATCTTGTTCATATCGGGAAGTCCTTTGATATGCGCTGAGGCGATAAGATGCGTGTTATTCAAGGTTTTAAATTCGACTTTTGGAATTCTCAAATCGTTCAGTTTGCCTAATACTTTTCCATCGATATAGAATTTCTTGTTCATCAAAGGCTTCATGGTTTCCTCTTTCTCGAGGTCAGGAGCCAAATAGCGGATATCGCGCATATCGATTTGCGTCTTCTTCAGGGTCGCTTCAATAGTAACATTGCTCGGGTTTTCCGAAACAGCCGCTAATGAAGGGTAAGAGACTTTGATGTTATCTCGGATGATGGAATTCGGTGTTTCGATCAAGAAATCTTTAACGATTGCCCCGGTGTTTGTATAAACGAAATCACCTTTCAATTGCCTTAGTTCAAATCCTGAATGATCCTTTACAGCAAGATTTGCTAAATTTCCGGAAATGGAATCAGCAGAATAGTAGACATTATCCATCGCACCGGCAAGGTCGGTCAACTTCAAGTTAAAGTAATCCAGTCCCTTCATTCTCGGTTGGTTATCATCTCTAAACCAAACGTTTGTTCTGGCGATGCCAATTTTGTCAACTGATACAATCCAGTTGACAGAACTGCTGTCAGCACTATTAGATTCTGGTTTCGGAGCCGATTTCCCAAGAAATACCTCTGATTCGGAGTCTGTTAATTTTACCTCTTTCAGTTTGACCAACTCTTTGTTTAGATCAATCTGATCTACGTTCGCGATCAGTTCTTTGATGGTAAACTTGGTGTTGATGTTCGATGCCTCGTCATCGTACTGTATATAAATATTCTTCAGGCCAAGTACTTCCGTCGCCAGATTTGGCAAAAGCGAAGTTGCTTCCACACTGGGGTCATTGATCCCAAAGTCGGAGGCATCTGGAGCTTCCTCTTCCGAAACAACCTGCCATTGCTTAATCCTCGCCTGCAAACCGTCGATATTGATCTTCGGCATGTTGAATGTCATATTCTTGGTGAGGTCAAATGTTTTAATGCGAGTATCGAAATGGTTAAGATAAAGATCGGCTGATGTGCCAATCACATCATCTTTGTATACAAATTTAATCCGTTCAAACAGTACCTTATCGATATCGAAAGTTAATGCGGATGTGGAATCCGCTGTTGCTGTACTTTCTTTTTCCGTCGCAAAAGCTCCGACGATATAACTGAAGTTGAAGGTGCTGTCTGGTAGTTTACGATTGATTTTCGCGGTAATCCCTTTCAACTCAAGCTCTTCAATCTCTACCGTGTTCTTCAGTAATTTGAACATGTTGATATCCACGAGCAGCTGCTCGCCGGCGATCAATGTATCCTTAGACTGATCTGCAAAAAAAACATTTTCTAAGACTAGTTTTTTAGGAAAGGTAATATTAATATGGCCGATATCTACCTGCGTACCGATCTTATTTTCCAAGTAGTTCGTGACCTTGCCAACAATATAGTTTTGTACAGCGGGTAACCTGACGAGGAAAATAACCAGTAATAGCAAAGCGATGATGGAACCAATTATCCATAAGAAAGTTTTGATTGCAATACGGCCGAATTTATTCAAAGCTGGAGTTCTCTTGTTTTGTGATTATCTTTTTATACCTAGTATTAACATAATAAAAGGGATTTTGTTTGTTTTACGACAATTAAATAGCCCTAATATCCTTACAAATATAGCTTTTGCGAAGTAATATGTGCTAAAATATTGCTAATCAATCCGCCGGTAGAATATTCTAGTTAATTAGTATATTTATTGTTTATAACATCAATCTAAACATAACCTAATATGCAAAGGAAAACATTTATCGGAAGCCTCCTCGTGGGTGCGGCAGCAACATCCGTTTTGAACAGCTGTGCAGAACCTAAAACTAATCATACAAATATGGATACATCTCTATCAAAAGAAACGATTGTACACTCGGTGTATTTTTGGCTGAAAGAAGGCATCACAGCGGAAGAGGAAAAGGATTTCCTGAATTTCTTTGCGACGCTCGCGAAGATTGAAGGTATCAAAGAATTAAAGTATGGCAAGCCCGCCCCGACAACCCCACGCCCTGTTGTCGACAATTCCTTTTCTTATCTCCTCTTGGTTACCTTCAACAATATGGACGAAATAAATGTGTACGAGACCCATCCGGAGCACCTCGCCGCAATCGAAATCTACAAAAAATACTGGACGAAGGTAGAAGTACGAGATGCGATTCTGATGTAACGAAATGCACACCCTAATCAAACCCAAATCATAGCCCTTTCCGAACGGTTATGATTGGGGTTTGTATTGGGTTTACATTGGGTTTGAAAGGGGTTTGAGTTGTAGTTGTCTTATAGAAATAGTAGTTAGTAGTTAGTACTTAGTATTAAGACCTATGGCGGGAATAGATGTGAGATTTTAGTTGTGAGATTTGTCTTTGAACCAGGAAAGGAAGGATAAACGGATTGGCAGGATCGGGTCTAATTTCTAATGTCTGATATCTAAAATCTCATATCTAACATCTAGGTGTAAGACCATAGGTCGTACTAACTACCAGGAAAGGAAGGATAAAAGGATTGGCAGGATCGGGTCTAATATCTGATATCTAAAATCTCATATCTATTCCCGCCATAGGTCTAAATACTAAGTACTAAGTACTAACTACTATAAACTAAAAGGAGATGCATTTTGCATCTCCTTTTAGTTTATTAATGTACTTCAATGTCTCTTGGACCTTCATGCTGCTCGGGGGCAGCTTCTTTTTCAGCTTCTGTTGGTTTCTCCGAACGTTCTACTGTGATTTTACACTCCGTTAGTAATGCTGCTAGTGCACCTACGGCAGCGAATATAGGTGCTAATACCACACCGATAACGCCTAGAGTCACAGGGAAGCTCATGATTTCTTTTCCTGACTTGTCGGAAATGCTGATCTTTGTAACATTACCTTCTGCAATTAATTCTTTAACTCTTTTTAATAAGTTCTCACCTGTAATAGTGAATGTTTCTTTGATTGACATATCTCTTCTTTTTATTTGATTAACAATTATTTACCTTACTTGTTTAATTTGTTACTCAAAAGTACGTGAACTTCTTAATATGTATAAATAGGAATAGGTCAAAAGAGTATAAAATTCGGTGAATTACACATTTTATTCGGTGAATACGATGGGGCTATTTCAACTCCTGAAAAAGTATCATCATTGCCATGAACAGGACAAAGTAACCGAAGAAGGGTTTAAGCTTAGCACCGTCGACCTTTTGGCTGATCCAACTTCCGAGCAGCATGCCGCCAAGTGCGATTGCTGTTATTTCGAGCAATAGCGGCCAGTGTATCTCCTCTATATTGTTGCTGCTGACGAAACCAAAAAGTGAGTTCAGTGCAATGATCAATAGGGAAGAACCGATGGCAGTCTTTACCGATAATTTATGGAAGATAATTAATGCAGGTATAATTAAAAATCCGCCGCCGGCGCCAACGAGTCCTACTAATAGTCCAATCAATAAGCCTTGAAAGATGACTTTTCCGATTCGATTATTTGTTGGATCGATGTGGTCTGATTTTTCTTTTTTCCAAATCATATTGATGGCAGCGAAAACCATCAGAACTGCAAAAAGTAACATCAGGAGCATGTCTTTATTTAGCATCCAGCCATTAATTTCGATAATATCATTCGGTATAATAGGATGTAAATAACGCCTCGCGATAAAAACGCCGAGAATGGAAGGGATTCCGAAGAATATAGACGTTCTAAAGTCCACTTGTTTTTTCAAAGTATATGGTATAATACCTGCCAAGCTGCTAACTCCGACGATAAATAGGGAGTAGGTTGTTGCCAAATAAGGATCGATGGCAAACAGATATACCATAACCGGGACAGTTAAGATACTACCACCGGCGCCAATCAACCCCAATACCAATCCGATACCTATCGCTGCTATAAATCCTAATATTTCCATTCCTTAAATAATTTGATGGTTCAAAGGTGACAGTTTCGCTTTGCTATTTTGGTTACCTTTGTTACAGAGGAAGATTACTGACCTAGAAATGATGAATGAAGAATCGATGTTAGCTGCGAATCGGTGTAACTTATGTTACCATCGGACTAGCATAGGGGCAGTACCTTTGTAAAAAAATGAAAGGAAATATGGAATTAATTTTAGGACCCTGGCCCTGGTATGTGGGTGGATCTCTTGTCGCGCTAATCATGCTGGCATTAATTTATTTAGGTAAAAGCTTTGGATTTTCATCGAACTTCAGAAATATCTGCTCGGCGCTGGGCGCTGGAAAGTCCTGCAGCTTTTTCGACTTCAATTGGAAGGCGCAAGGTTGGAACCTTCTGTTCCTCGCGGGCTCTATTATAGGGGGATATGTTGCGGCTCATTATCTTTCCGATAATCAGATTCCGGCAATTTCTGAAGATAGCATCGCCCAATTAAAGGCGATGGGATTTGAATCTGCCGGAGCGGCGTACTCACCTTCGGAGATCTTTGAGCTAATGAGTGTTAAGAACGTTCTTATTTTAGCAATTGGCGGACTATTGATCGGTTTCGGAACACGTTATGCCGGCGGCTGTACATCCGGACACGCAATTTCGGGTTTGAGTGATTTGCAATGGCCATCCTTAGTCGCGGTCATCGGATTTTTTATTGGCGGACTGGTTATGGTTCATGTATTATTCCCCTTAATCTTCTAATAAAGTCATGAGAAAAGTATTATTTATCCTTTTAGGAATATTGTTTGGTGTGGTTATGTATAAAGCGGAGGCCGCATCTTGGTTTCGCATTTATGAAATGTTCAATTTCCAATCTTTCCATATGTATGGATTTATCGGAACCGCACTTGTTGTCGGGGTTATTGCTGTGCAGCTTATAAAGCGTTCGCAAGCAAAAGATGCAGATGGGGAAAAGATTGTTATTGCAGATAAAGCCAAATCCATTCCGCGTTACCTAATCGGTGGTATCTTTTTTGGATTAGGCTGGGCTTTAGTAGGAGCCTGTCCGGGGCCAATCTTTGTTTTACTAGGCGCCGGCGTGTATCCTATGCTTATCGTTATCGCATTTGCTTTGCTAGGTACTTATTTCTATGGTTTGTTGAAGAATAAATTACCTCACTAATCTATCTTGCTGTGTAACATTTGTAACTGTCTATGCTGAATTTAAGCTATAGCTTTGTTATATTATGAAAGTTTCTATCGCCCTTCGGTTAATATTGGACGATAGCGACAAGTTTTAAACGAAATATAAATTTAAAGATGTTTTTTCAACAAGTTTACGACAAGACGCTAGCACAAGCTAGTTATTTTATAGGCTGTCAAGCAAAAAAAGTGGCAATCGTTATTGATGCGCAGCGCGATGTTGATGTCTATCTGGAAATCGCAAAGCAAAATAACATGGAGATTACGCATATCGCAGAAACGCATATTCATGCGGACTTCCTTGCCGGATCTCGTGAACTGGCGGAGTTGACAGGGGCGAAGTTATAC from Sphingobacterium sp. BN32 harbors:
- a CDS encoding Dabb family protein — encoded protein: MQRKTFIGSLLVGAAATSVLNSCAEPKTNHTNMDTSLSKETIVHSVYFWLKEGITAEEEKDFLNFFATLAKIEGIKELKYGKPAPTTPRPVVDNSFSYLLLVTFNNMDEINVYETHPEHLAAIEIYKKYWTKVEVRDAILM
- a CDS encoding sulfite exporter TauE/SafE family protein translates to MEILGFIAAIGIGLVLGLIGAGGSILTVPVMVYLFAIDPYLATTYSLFIVGVSSLAGIIPYTLKKQVDFRTSIFFGIPSILGVFIARRYLHPIIPNDIIEINGWMLNKDMLLMLLFAVLMVFAAINMIWKKEKSDHIDPTNNRIGKVIFQGLLIGLLVGLVGAGGGFLIIPALIIFHKLSVKTAIGSSLLIIALNSLFGFVSSNNIEEIHWPLLLEITAIALGGMLLGSWISQKVDGAKLKPFFGYFVLFMAMMILFQELK
- a CDS encoding YeeE/YedE family protein is translated as MELILGPWPWYVGGSLVALIMLALIYLGKSFGFSSNFRNICSALGAGKSCSFFDFNWKAQGWNLLFLAGSIIGGYVAAHYLSDNQIPAISEDSIAQLKAMGFESAGAAYSPSEIFELMSVKNVLILAIGGLLIGFGTRYAGGCTSGHAISGLSDLQWPSLVAVIGFFIGGLVMVHVLFPLIF
- a CDS encoding malate dehydrogenase, translating into MKITVVGAGAVGATTADNLVRRNVAEEIVLLDIKEGFAEGKAQDMMQTAALLGFESHIKGVTNDYQATAGSAVAVITSGIPRKPGMTREELIGTNAGIVKSVVENLIKHSPEIIILIVSNPMDTMTYLALKTSGLPKNRIIGMGGALDSARFKYQISDKLNASANDLNAIVIGGHGDTTMIPLIKHATWNSVKVSSFLTEEEEAEIVKKTMVGGATLTALIGTSAWYAPGAAAASMVESIVKNQNKLFTASVFLEGEFGQEDINIGVPVIINNKGWDRIVPMELSEKEQELFNASADAVRKMNDVLYDEGILKK
- a CDS encoding translocation/assembly module TamB — translated: MNKFGRIAIKTFLWIIGSIIALLLLVIFLVRLPAVQNYIVGKVTNYLENKIGTQVDIGHINITFPKKLVLENVFFADQSKDTLIAGEQLLVDINMFKLLKNTVEIEELELKGITAKINRKLPDSTFNFSYIVGAFATEKESTATADSTSALTFDIDKVLFERIKFVYKDDVIGTSADLYLNHFDTRIKTFDLTKNMTFNMPKINIDGLQARIKQWQVVSEEEAPDASDFGINDPSVEATSLLPNLATEVLGLKNIYIQYDDEASNINTKFTIKELIANVDQIDLNKELVKLKEVKLTDSESEVFLGKSAPKPESNSADSSSVNWIVSVDKIGIARTNVWFRDDNQPRMKGLDYFNLKLTDLAGAMDNVYYSADSISGNLANLAVKDHSGFELRQLKGDFVYTNTGAIVKDFLIETPNSIIRDNIKVSYPSLAAVSENPSNVTIEATLKKTQIDMRDIRYLAPDLEKEETMKPLMNKKFYIDGKVLGKLNDLRIPKVEFKTLNNTHLIASAHIKGLPDMNKMYLDLDIRKLTTSRADLNRLIAPSLLPDSIQLPRNISLVGTFKGGMRGFDTDLKLVTEQGNATVNGTLNMGRDTTYNAFVSVDNFNLGEFLKQDSVLGYIAAQAQVKGTGLNPKTMIADATGTLKRFDAMGYGYRDIDFDFTANRGDISANLHSPDPNVQLNASIQANMQGQYPRLYAEMMIDSINLKNLKLMDENLRYHGKIIADFETFDLDHLNGSLQIANSSIAYNDDRYVLDTVALTAQADTGRNILILSSEFLNAHLAGKYKLTELGASVQDIIRTYYNPSNNQTPLVYSPQQFEFSARLNNARIIREFFPALEELQDVTLDGTFNSEDKALMAKLLAPKVMYDGTEVENIGMDIITVDSTMYYNALIEHIKVSGVELRNTVLSGNVVENNVDLGLWIKDKEDKEQYHLGANMSVDANNYNFSLKEDGLMLNYEKWGINPNNLLTFGSAGIRANNFHLSKDGQEMIIQSKDSTLNSPIDLTFNNFRIETITRMLNSENLTLGGGINGTATVSRLEANPVFVSDLNIEKFFFGKDTIGNVMLKVNNIKENTYSADVRITENGNDVQLIADVIIPAEGDMQIDATLDLKPMTIKTIEAFSMGQLKGSQGDLSGTLKITGTTAAPRINGDLTFNDAIINASMLNSNMKIDNQKIYFNDQGITFRQFNLVDSRNNVARLNGSIRTSTYTDFVFNLNLTTDDFEVMNSTREDNDMFFGKMYITSNLRITGDLNKPRIDGNVKANDRTDFNFIVPNDDPGVTQRDGVVKFVDKSDTARANVFAKLDSMTTATTLSGYDIALNLSTDPDAKFKIILDEGTQDALNIQGIAEINTTIDANDKITMSGTFTVEDGNYTFSFGPISKDFRFQKGSTITWNGDPLDARLNITALYSGKFATLELVQNQIGAESQNLYKQRIPFNVKLILTGELFKPQINFDIDVDENNAVASQDVISKVNIALANIREDPAELNKQVFSLIALGRFMSSNPFESLSGGGAESLARSTVSSFLTSQLNNLASDLIKGVELDFNLNSEEDYLTGSAQTRTDLNVGISKMLFDDRLKITIGSNFEVEGNSRPGEKATNIAGDISLDYQLSKDGRYFARVYRKNQYQATLQGQFVETGIGFIINMSYDRFRELFMSSKAIAAYNTDSRGFRKRFDVERMDTDSVYRDSVRMVIRDSLMTHSPEYRKRIEREQQEELKKQQEQKDSTRNLPDTSKVTEPKKAAIKNEEEEGESNEK
- a CDS encoding BamA/TamA family outer membrane protein produces the protein MKKRKGNPMRNKLILPCFLGLLLSSCNPTKYVAENEKLYKEGDVVIHHDSISDERREGFETFLESSLMPKPNKKFAGIYFKLGMWNMGGGPDSTNNFVRKWLKRNGEEPVLLSDVNREYNQNLLRGKMENLGFFQARVTSDTLIDGKFATVRYDAFPGKIYRINKTEFDIDSTTQIGRSIHDSKDQTFLKPGNNYNLDVILAERERIDNDLKHKGYYYFSDDNFLVEVDSTIGNNKVDMFMTIKPETPEKAKTPQKIGNIYIFPNYRETTGSNRRRIPRGTEKYDGKYYIIDRENRFRKKVLANHIFLEPGKLYNRWEHQQTINHLVNLNAFKFVKNDFVDSPDSTNTLDVYYYLTPMQRRALRLELIAKTAAVYNGTEANINWTFKNAFKGFETVTLSVFGGYETQTGGNVNLNSSYIRYGTEVSINWPRLLSPYKWAPGRRYIPRTFLKVGYEFLNRRTAYTLNSFTTNFGYAWKENEQKEHNLTLAEIIYVQPRGISDEYRAQMDTVPTLRHIVDPQFSFGPNYTYTFTNTMEDKKHTFYAKAGLNTSGNILGLIQGADYKEGNIKELFGTAYSQFVKAEADLRHYMKLSASSQLASRIMIGTSYSYGNSRSLPYLKQYYTGGPNGLRAFRARSVGPGSSLPENIGEDNFFADQTGDLKLELNTEYRSKIAGMFHWAAFVDAGNVWLQREDENKPGGKFSKAFLSELAVGGGVGLRVDLDFLVIRTDFAIPFRVPYRDKGDRWVFKYIDIRERDWRRDNLVFNLAIGYPF
- a CDS encoding DUF4342 domain-containing protein, whose translation is MSIKETFTITGENLLKRVKELIAEGNVTKISISDKSGKEIMSFPVTLGVIGVVLAPIFAAVGALAALLTECKITVERSEKPTEAEKEAAPEQHEGPRDIEVH